A stretch of DNA from Oryza brachyantha chromosome 9, ObraRS2, whole genome shotgun sequence:
GTTCTCACTGCCatggttgccgccgccgttctgGAAGATTGCTGTTAGGTGCCTCCTCTTCCCCTTCTCGGCCTTCCCGGAGGGCATCGCCTCCGACGGCGAGCTCTCAGCCATGAGGACGGATGCGGCGTTCTTGCTGTTGTTCTGGTCGACTTGGGCTAGCGGTGGCCTTGGCGCGCCGCTCGCGTCATGCTCCTTCTTGCCTCTGGTTTTCCATGGCGGGACGAAGGACTTGTGTTTTGTCTTGTCGGAGACCGGTGCGGCGGGTGGCGGGTCCCGGAGGTCGATCTCCGACCACTCCTCCAGAGACGTTGACGGAGCTGGTGCCGCCGAGCCGCCGTCACCGACGTCCGCGTCAGGGCATTCGACCACAACCCCGAACGCCGCGAGACGCTGCACGAGTGGCCTCTTGGTGGAGTTGTACTCAGCCGGCGAGATGCACTTGGCGTACAAGAGCTCCTGCAATCGAGGGGGGGAAGGGACTGAGATGCATATATGACTCCAGGTGGACGGAGGGAGGTAGAAGACGATATACTCTACCTGGAGGAAGAGGAGCTTGTCGCGGAGGATGGCCGGCGGGTCGGGgtgcgcggcgggggcggcgaggGTGTCCAGCATGCCGGTGCGGAAGGCGTCGACGTCGGAGGCCTGGACGATGCCCTCGCGGTGGAGCGCGGAGAGGTGGAGGATGCGGTGGAACGAGTCCTGCTGCCACTTGAGCGCGTCGGCGTGGCGCCGGGCCGCGGCCTGGTCGGCGGTGAGGCGGCGCCCCGCCCTGAAGCCGAAGGGGAGTATGGACTTGCAGAGCGACGCGATGGTGTCCTGCAGGCCCGAGTAGTACGTCGGCGTGTACGTGTACCCCATCGCcgtcggcgcggcgagctGCTGGCTCAGGCGAGACGAGGCGAGGAGCGTGAGAGAGATGGCGAGCGAGCGGAGGAGCAACGAAGCGAAGGCGATGGGATCGCGTTTTGTTTGCCTCCGGCCCAACGGTTGAGGACGAAACTAGCCGTTGAGCTGAATctgcaggtgggccccgcgCCACGAGGTCAACAAGTATAGTTTCAAGGCAAGATGGGCCGAAATTTAGGCCCACGATCTATGCCCGCGGCCCGCTCGTGTACGCTGCTATTCTTGGGCCAAGACTTGACCTATGTGGGCTTTGATGGGCAGCTCCATTCTGCTGCGCGACTTGAGCCGTCGGATAACTTGGACGGTGCATGTGCAAGACACTcgggccgcgttcgtttgggtcacaaatagattaatatataattaattagttattaattattaaaaaaatataaaatagattaatatgattttttaaataattttctatataaaattattataaaaaatacatcgtttagcagtttggtaaGCATGCGcgcaaaaaataaagaagctAAGATATCTTAGCCCCCGGCCGAACGCGACCT
This window harbors:
- the LOC102705749 gene encoding uncharacterized protein LOC102705749 → MGYTYTPTYYSGLQDTIASLCKSILPFGFRAGRRLTADQAAARRHADALKWQQDSFHRILHLSALHREGIVQASDVDAFRTGMLDTLAAPAAHPDPPAILRDKLLFLQELLYAKCISPAEYNSTKRPLVQRLAAFGVVVECPDADVGDGGSAAPAPSTSLEEWSEIDLRDPPPAAPVSDKTKHKSFVPPWKTRGKKEHDASGAPRPPLAQVDQNNSKNAASVLMAESSPSEAMPSGKAEKGKRRHLTAIFQNGGGNHGSENKEPAASMEGTEEKDAVKGKKKSSWGFDGLKKWKKAGNDEAMAGGERPECAAPRSSYSECRLEASPAVAKDAKRAKKTLRTATDADDSASNLVNNDKVLVENTKKELSRIQAELSSTNRNLNFSDQQIEAISTKLPVDKSDLKTFFPKAWCDEHGDNVIDAAKKEFKEHVEEMEKQRDIAGGDGWVAFGDNHDENFNPRAAVKEGKVHDSLSGSQHFTNPFYDQKNPFLNPTYD